A region from the Arachis ipaensis cultivar K30076 chromosome B01, Araip1.1, whole genome shotgun sequence genome encodes:
- the LOC107633272 gene encoding sodium/hydrogen exchanger 8-like isoform X4 has protein sequence MGPMALSIRAPMMAKMLQEMVAYIANTLIFILSGVVIVEGVLGDDSVFHHGTSWTHLLLLYVYVQVSKCIVVGALFPLLRYFGYGLDWKEASILIWSGLRGAVALSLSLSVKRSSGRSLELTPETGTLFIFFTGGIVFLTLIVNGSTTQFVLHYLDMDKLTAAKGRESWMLSRQ, from the exons ATGGGGCCTATGGCACTGTCTATAAGGGCACCTATGATGGCCAAGATGTTGCAG GAAATGGTTGCATATATTGCTAATACATTAATTTTCATCTTGAG TGGAGTTGTTATAGTTGAAGGAGTACTTGGTGATGACAGTGTCTTCCATCATG GAACATCATGGACCCACCTCTTACTTCTCTATGTTTATGTTCAAGTGTCGAAATGCATCGTAGTTGGTGCATTATTTCCCTTGCTAAGGTATTTTGGATATGGCTTGGACTGGAAAGAAGCTAGTATTCTAATCTGGTCAGGATTGCGAGGGGCAGTTGCCTTGTCACTTTCATTATCTGTCAAG CGTTCGAGTGGCCGATCACTTGAATTGACTCCAGAGACAGGAACACTG TTTATTTTTTTCACTGGTGGTATTGTGTTTTTAACACTTATAGTGAATGGTTCGACAACACAGTTCGTTTTACACTACCTTGACATGGACAAATTAACAGCTGCAAAG GGACGAGAATCTTGGATGCTATCAAGGCAATAG
- the LOC107633272 gene encoding sodium/hydrogen exchanger 7-like isoform X5, which yields MVAYIANTLIFILSGVVIVEGVLGDDSVFHHVSKCIVVGALFPLLRYFGYGLDWKEASILIWSGLRGAVALSLSLSVKRSSGRSLELTPETGTLFIFFTGGIVFLTLIVNGSTTQFVLHYLDMDKLTAAKKRILDFTKYEMLNKTLEDFGELGDDEELGEF from the exons ATGGTTGCATATATTGCTAATACATTAATTTTCATCTTGAG TGGAGTTGTTATAGTTGAAGGAGTACTTGGTGATGACAGTGTCTTCCATCATG TGTCGAAATGCATCGTAGTTGGTGCATTATTTCCCTTGCTAAGGTATTTTGGATATGGCTTGGACTGGAAAGAAGCTAGTATTCTAATCTGGTCAGGATTGCGAGGGGCAGTTGCCTTGTCACTTTCATTATCTGTCAAG CGTTCGAGTGGCCGATCACTTGAATTGACTCCAGAGACAGGAACACTG TTTATTTTTTTCACTGGTGGTATTGTGTTTTTAACACTTATAGTGAATGGTTCGACAACACAGTTCGTTTTACACTACCTTGACATGGACAAATTAACAGCTGCAAAG AAACGTATCCTTGATTTCACAAAGTATGAAATGTTGAACAAAACACTAGAAGATTTTGGTGAACTTGGAGATGATGAGGAACTTGGAGAATTTTAA
- the LOC107633272 gene encoding sodium/hydrogen exchanger 8-like isoform X3, whose protein sequence is MVAYIANTLIFILSGVVIVEGVLGDDSVFHHGTSWTHLLLLYVYVQVSKCIVVGALFPLLRYFGYGLDWKEASILIWSGLRGAVALSLSLSVKRSSGRSLELTPETGTLFIFFTGGIVFLTLIVNGSTTQFVLHYLDMDKLTAAKKRILDFTKYEMLNKTLEDFGELGDDEELGEF, encoded by the exons ATGGTTGCATATATTGCTAATACATTAATTTTCATCTTGAG TGGAGTTGTTATAGTTGAAGGAGTACTTGGTGATGACAGTGTCTTCCATCATG GAACATCATGGACCCACCTCTTACTTCTCTATGTTTATGTTCAAGTGTCGAAATGCATCGTAGTTGGTGCATTATTTCCCTTGCTAAGGTATTTTGGATATGGCTTGGACTGGAAAGAAGCTAGTATTCTAATCTGGTCAGGATTGCGAGGGGCAGTTGCCTTGTCACTTTCATTATCTGTCAAG CGTTCGAGTGGCCGATCACTTGAATTGACTCCAGAGACAGGAACACTG TTTATTTTTTTCACTGGTGGTATTGTGTTTTTAACACTTATAGTGAATGGTTCGACAACACAGTTCGTTTTACACTACCTTGACATGGACAAATTAACAGCTGCAAAG AAACGTATCCTTGATTTCACAAAGTATGAAATGTTGAACAAAACACTAGAAGATTTTGGTGAACTTGGAGATGATGAGGAACTTGGAGAATTTTAA
- the LOC107633272 gene encoding sodium/hydrogen exchanger 7-like isoform X1, translated as MGPMALSIRAPMMAKMLQEMVAYIANTLIFILSGVVIVEGVLGDDSVFHHGTSWTHLLLLYVYVQVSKCIVVGALFPLLRYFGYGLDWKEASILIWSGLRGAVALSLSLSVKRSSGRSLELTPETGTLFIFFTGGIVFLTLIVNGSTTQFVLHYLDMDKLTAAKKRILDFTKYEMLNKTLEDFGELGDDEELGEF; from the exons ATGGGGCCTATGGCACTGTCTATAAGGGCACCTATGATGGCCAAGATGTTGCAG GAAATGGTTGCATATATTGCTAATACATTAATTTTCATCTTGAG TGGAGTTGTTATAGTTGAAGGAGTACTTGGTGATGACAGTGTCTTCCATCATG GAACATCATGGACCCACCTCTTACTTCTCTATGTTTATGTTCAAGTGTCGAAATGCATCGTAGTTGGTGCATTATTTCCCTTGCTAAGGTATTTTGGATATGGCTTGGACTGGAAAGAAGCTAGTATTCTAATCTGGTCAGGATTGCGAGGGGCAGTTGCCTTGTCACTTTCATTATCTGTCAAG CGTTCGAGTGGCCGATCACTTGAATTGACTCCAGAGACAGGAACACTG TTTATTTTTTTCACTGGTGGTATTGTGTTTTTAACACTTATAGTGAATGGTTCGACAACACAGTTCGTTTTACACTACCTTGACATGGACAAATTAACAGCTGCAAAG AAACGTATCCTTGATTTCACAAAGTATGAAATGTTGAACAAAACACTAGAAGATTTTGGTGAACTTGGAGATGATGAGGAACTTGGAGAATTTTAA
- the LOC107633272 gene encoding sodium/hydrogen exchanger 7-like isoform X2, with protein sequence MGPMALSIRAPMMAKMLQEMVAYIANTLIFILSGVVIVEGVLGDDSVFHHVSKCIVVGALFPLLRYFGYGLDWKEASILIWSGLRGAVALSLSLSVKRSSGRSLELTPETGTLFIFFTGGIVFLTLIVNGSTTQFVLHYLDMDKLTAAKKRILDFTKYEMLNKTLEDFGELGDDEELGEF encoded by the exons ATGGGGCCTATGGCACTGTCTATAAGGGCACCTATGATGGCCAAGATGTTGCAG GAAATGGTTGCATATATTGCTAATACATTAATTTTCATCTTGAG TGGAGTTGTTATAGTTGAAGGAGTACTTGGTGATGACAGTGTCTTCCATCATG TGTCGAAATGCATCGTAGTTGGTGCATTATTTCCCTTGCTAAGGTATTTTGGATATGGCTTGGACTGGAAAGAAGCTAGTATTCTAATCTGGTCAGGATTGCGAGGGGCAGTTGCCTTGTCACTTTCATTATCTGTCAAG CGTTCGAGTGGCCGATCACTTGAATTGACTCCAGAGACAGGAACACTG TTTATTTTTTTCACTGGTGGTATTGTGTTTTTAACACTTATAGTGAATGGTTCGACAACACAGTTCGTTTTACACTACCTTGACATGGACAAATTAACAGCTGCAAAG AAACGTATCCTTGATTTCACAAAGTATGAAATGTTGAACAAAACACTAGAAGATTTTGGTGAACTTGGAGATGATGAGGAACTTGGAGAATTTTAA